A region of Lichenibacterium dinghuense DNA encodes the following proteins:
- a CDS encoding 2OG-Fe(II) oxygenase, producing MSVVIPDLIRLLSVNVHWPSDPTLHRITASNAPRKAQRYNEEPFARHRRYGVVLNLNDDYLGGVDSYPEFSAKGYAAEPGCAVVFPASILHRIEPILDGERVTCTVWLTDDEGIAMNERAITVIS from the coding sequence ATGTCGGTCGTCATCCCCGACCTCATCCGCCTGCTGTCAGTCAATGTTCATTGGCCGAGCGACCCGACCCTGCACAGGATCACGGCTTCGAATGCTCCCCGGAAGGCGCAGCGATACAACGAAGAGCCATTCGCCCGCCACCGTCGCTACGGCGTAGTGCTCAACCTGAACGATGATTATCTGGGAGGCGTGGATTCATATCCGGAGTTCTCCGCGAAGGGCTACGCCGCCGAGCCGGGATGCGCCGTGGTGTTTCCCGCTTCGATCCTGCACCGGATCGAGCCGATCCTCGACGGAGAACGGGTGACGTGCACCGTCTGGTTGACCGACGACGAAGGCATCGCGATGAACGAGAGGGCGATCACCGTGATCTCCTGA
- a CDS encoding acyltransferase family protein translates to MHHEPSITAMMLPGRDTAPARLANVDALRGLAALAVCLFHWEHIGFGTPVNAQIFRFGMLGVELFFMISGFVIGLVAERSPSVPRFVLARAVRLYPAYLASVALTALYVLPVSKYGVEAVLVNVTMLQSFVDVPNITNPYWTLAFEITFYGLVAGLLAAGAFARMEVFALAWLAFALLYRLTIPGPLGFDDGHPLAQLGYITVAPQFAPFFVLGAMVHRFRRGCLGTLGRIAVAAALGMTLFGRDDFAQVSGAAYATAALAMTVALWIAAHGGAGDGSIVRTLGRLGVVSYPLYLVHCTVANLCILVLTPYGIGSAFAVMLSAPMSLLLAVCLHRKLERPLIAAFQKFRNQQPGSMVVLGPSCP, encoded by the coding sequence TTGCATCACGAGCCCTCGATCACCGCCATGATGCTGCCTGGGCGCGACACGGCTCCCGCCCGTCTCGCCAACGTCGATGCCCTAAGAGGCCTCGCCGCCCTAGCAGTTTGCCTGTTCCACTGGGAACATATCGGCTTCGGCACTCCCGTCAACGCGCAGATCTTCCGCTTCGGAATGCTCGGAGTGGAGCTGTTCTTCATGATCAGTGGCTTCGTCATCGGGTTGGTGGCTGAGCGCAGCCCGTCGGTGCCGCGCTTCGTGCTGGCGCGGGCCGTGCGGCTGTACCCTGCCTACCTCGCCTCCGTGGCGTTGACGGCGCTCTACGTCCTGCCAGTGAGCAAGTACGGCGTCGAGGCGGTCCTGGTCAACGTCACCATGCTCCAATCCTTCGTCGACGTTCCGAATATCACAAATCCCTATTGGACTCTGGCCTTTGAGATCACGTTCTACGGCCTCGTCGCGGGTCTGCTCGCCGCCGGTGCCTTCGCCCGCATGGAGGTTTTCGCCCTCGCTTGGCTGGCCTTCGCGCTGCTATATCGGTTGACGATCCCGGGCCCGCTCGGCTTCGACGATGGGCATCCGCTGGCCCAACTCGGCTATATCACAGTGGCGCCGCAGTTCGCACCGTTCTTCGTGCTCGGCGCCATGGTCCATCGTTTCCGAAGAGGTTGCCTTGGCACGCTGGGGCGCATCGCGGTCGCGGCCGCGCTCGGCATGACCCTTTTCGGTCGCGACGACTTCGCCCAGGTGTCCGGGGCGGCCTACGCCACCGCCGCCTTGGCCATGACGGTGGCGCTGTGGATCGCGGCCCACGGGGGGGCGGGCGACGGTTCCATCGTCCGCACGCTCGGCCGACTCGGAGTCGTATCTTACCCGCTCTATCTCGTGCACTGCACCGTGGCGAACCTCTGCATCCTCGTGCTGACACCCTATGGAATTGGTTCGGCATTTGCGGTCATGTTGTCGGCGCCGATGTCTTTGTTGCTCGCCGTGTGCTTACACCGCAAGCTCGAACGTCCTCTCATCGCAGCGTTCCAAAAATTCCGGAATCAGCAGCCTGGCTCTATGGTGGTACTGGGCCCGTCCTGCCCCTGA
- a CDS encoding 2OG-Fe(II) oxygenase — translation MSQVPAPFRSLGAGDPCPWVKQAHGENALVGIDKFAGRYLVLCFFGSTADPRGRSAMEAVARHRSAFDLDRACFFGVSIDPSDREGRRVVEDPPQTYVLWDFDLSASRACGAAPDEPRGEPLRFRPQWIVVDPSLHVLKVFPLTAEPADHDAVFAYLRGLPHPYRFTDFERPAPVLVLPNVFDEGLRRRLIGLYDAHGGDESGVYRQGTHVIDAAFKRRKDHTLDDGPLKTEIQSIFQRRVLPEIEKLFFMKITRMERYIVGCYAAEDGGHFRPHRDNGPGATAHRRFAVSINLNGEFDGGEVSFPEYNPRGIKAPPGWAVVFPAAILHAVSEVTYGRRYAFLPFVYDDAGAKIREEHLRSTGVLSAAVQ, via the coding sequence ATGTCACAAGTTCCCGCCCCGTTCCGCTCCCTCGGTGCCGGCGATCCCTGCCCCTGGGTGAAGCAGGCCCATGGCGAGAACGCGCTGGTCGGCATCGACAAGTTCGCCGGGCGCTACCTCGTCCTCTGCTTCTTCGGTTCGACCGCCGACCCGCGCGGCCGGAGCGCCATGGAGGCGGTCGCCCGGCATCGCTCGGCCTTCGACCTCGACCGGGCCTGCTTCTTCGGCGTCAGCATCGACCCGAGCGACCGCGAAGGACGGCGGGTCGTCGAGGACCCGCCGCAAACCTACGTGTTGTGGGACTTCGACCTTTCCGCGAGCCGGGCCTGCGGCGCGGCGCCCGACGAGCCGCGGGGCGAGCCCCTGCGCTTCCGCCCGCAATGGATCGTCGTCGACCCGTCGCTGCACGTCCTCAAGGTGTTCCCGCTGACGGCGGAGCCCGCCGACCACGACGCCGTCTTCGCCTACCTGCGCGGACTGCCCCACCCCTACCGGTTCACCGACTTCGAGCGGCCCGCCCCCGTGCTGGTGCTGCCGAACGTGTTCGACGAAGGGCTGCGGCGGCGCCTCATCGGCCTCTACGACGCGCATGGAGGTGACGAGTCCGGTGTGTACCGGCAGGGCACGCACGTGATCGACGCCGCCTTCAAGCGCCGCAAGGACCACACACTGGACGACGGGCCGCTCAAGACGGAGATCCAATCGATCTTCCAGCGGCGCGTCCTGCCGGAGATCGAAAAGCTGTTTTTCATGAAGATCACCCGCATGGAGCGCTACATCGTGGGCTGCTACGCGGCCGAGGACGGCGGGCACTTCCGCCCGCACCGCGACAACGGCCCCGGGGCCACAGCACACCGGCGCTTCGCGGTCTCGATCAACCTGAACGGCGAGTTCGACGGGGGCGAGGTGAGTTTCCCCGAATACAACCCGCGCGGCATCAAGGCGCCCCCGGGCTGGGCCGTCGTGTTCCCGGCCGCCATCCTCCATGCCGTCAGCGAGGTCACCTACGGACGGCGCTACGCCTTCCTGCCCTTTGTCTACGACGACGCGGGAGCGAAGATCCGCGAGGAGCACCTGCGGTCCACAGGGGTGCTCAGCGCCGCGGTGCAGTGA
- a CDS encoding acyltransferase family protein, which translates to MPPVPRAGSPQAVDEAAEGRPQHSNSFDAIRMGAAFCVFYSHEFGMAGYVEPPLGPLGITLSSTGLYIFFGLSGYLVFKSLDRDPRVARYLAARALRIFPAWIVCILACAALGACVTSLGAGAFWRDPQTRAFLLHNLPIVSTPTQFYLPGVFASARWSAVNGSIWTVKYELLCYLALLVPYKLIPPSLMSRRTWLTVAGLALLVAYVHHITTTPNPVPEVFFSQYNAFNVLRFFLTFAAGALYAASEPLNERARLAALLIPGGLITFGPSPEIARAGIILLLTLLVIELGKSRLLFSRTYRRIGDLSYGTFLYAYPIQNLITTELFDGTNFAFVVALSTAAILCCAFVSWRLIERPALRLKW; encoded by the coding sequence ATGCCGCCTGTCCCTCGCGCTGGTTCGCCGCAGGCGGTCGACGAGGCAGCGGAAGGGCGGCCCCAGCATAGCAACTCGTTCGATGCGATTCGCATGGGTGCGGCCTTCTGCGTGTTCTATAGCCACGAATTCGGGATGGCGGGCTACGTCGAGCCACCCCTTGGGCCGCTGGGCATCACACTGTCGAGCACGGGCCTCTACATCTTCTTCGGCCTCAGCGGCTACCTGGTCTTCAAGAGCCTGGATCGGGATCCGCGGGTCGCGAGGTATCTCGCGGCTCGCGCCTTGCGCATCTTTCCCGCCTGGATCGTCTGCATCCTGGCGTGCGCGGCCCTGGGGGCGTGCGTGACGAGCCTCGGCGCGGGCGCGTTTTGGAGGGATCCGCAGACGCGGGCCTTCCTGCTGCACAACCTGCCGATCGTGTCCACGCCGACGCAGTTCTACCTGCCGGGCGTCTTCGCTTCCGCTCGCTGGTCCGCCGTCAACGGATCGATCTGGACGGTGAAATACGAGCTGCTCTGCTACCTCGCCCTGCTCGTGCCCTACAAGCTGATCCCGCCCTCATTGATGAGCCGTCGCACCTGGCTCACGGTCGCGGGGCTCGCCCTACTGGTCGCCTATGTCCACCACATAACCACGACGCCCAACCCCGTCCCGGAGGTCTTCTTCTCGCAGTACAACGCCTTCAACGTCCTGCGCTTCTTCCTGACTTTCGCGGCCGGGGCGCTTTACGCCGCCTCGGAACCCTTGAATGAACGCGCCCGCCTCGCCGCCCTGCTGATCCCCGGCGGGCTGATCACGTTCGGGCCGTCGCCGGAGATCGCCCGGGCCGGCATCATCCTGCTCCTGACACTGCTCGTGATCGAACTCGGCAAGAGCCGTCTCCTGTTCAGCCGGACCTACCGGCGGATCGGCGACCTTTCCTACGGGACCTTCCTTTACGCCTATCCGATCCAGAACCTGATCACGACGGAGCTGTTCGACGGGACCAATTTCGCTTTCGTCGTGGCCCTGTCCACCGCCGCCATCCTGTGCTGTGCCTTCGTGTCCTGGAGGTTGATCGAGCGTCCGGCCCTGCGCCTGAAATGGTGA
- a CDS encoding glycosyltransferase family 4 protein encodes MSKLTYLFVHQNMPAQFLHLCRHLRARGHQVVYVTKNKKNQLSGVGKVVYETTRPPKPDTHVYMKSLEDGVLHGQAVYRTLDALKGKGLKPDIVIGHAGWGETLFVKDVFPNVPLLNYFEFYYNARGQDVGFDTGTPVDVNTALALRVKNAVALMSNASCDWGLTPTQWQFSTHPPGFQTKMSVIHEGIDTDAIKPDPKATFRTESGKVLRAGDKVVTYVARNLEPYRGFPTFMRAIPEIQRRHPDAEILIVGMDGVSYGTQLPEGDSYKKRMLEEVSFDASRVHFTGYLHGDDFRRIMHVSAAHIYLTYPFVLSWSLMEAMASGCLIVGSRTAPLEEVIVDGENGVLVDFFDPLALAERVSDVLANPKRFAPMRVAARETIVANYDLRSVCLPRQLALVDNLMRSKTGRGF; translated from the coding sequence ATGTCCAAACTCACCTATCTGTTCGTTCATCAGAACATGCCGGCGCAGTTTCTCCACCTGTGCCGCCACCTCCGCGCGCGCGGCCATCAGGTGGTCTACGTCACCAAGAACAAGAAGAACCAGCTCAGCGGCGTCGGCAAGGTCGTCTACGAGACGACGCGGCCCCCGAAGCCCGACACCCACGTCTATATGAAGAGCCTGGAGGACGGCGTCCTCCACGGGCAGGCTGTCTACCGCACGCTCGACGCCCTCAAGGGCAAGGGCCTCAAGCCCGACATCGTCATCGGCCACGCGGGCTGGGGCGAGACGCTCTTCGTCAAGGACGTCTTCCCGAACGTGCCGCTGCTCAACTACTTCGAGTTCTACTACAACGCGCGCGGGCAGGACGTCGGCTTCGACACCGGCACCCCCGTGGACGTCAACACCGCCCTGGCGCTGCGCGTCAAGAACGCCGTCGCGCTTATGTCCAACGCGAGCTGCGATTGGGGGCTGACGCCGACGCAGTGGCAGTTCTCGACACATCCGCCGGGCTTTCAGACCAAGATGTCGGTGATCCACGAGGGCATCGACACGGACGCCATCAAGCCGGACCCGAAGGCTACCTTCCGCACCGAGAGCGGCAAGGTGCTGCGCGCCGGCGACAAGGTGGTGACCTACGTGGCCCGCAACCTCGAGCCCTACCGCGGCTTCCCGACCTTCATGCGCGCCATCCCCGAAATCCAGCGCCGGCACCCCGACGCCGAGATCCTCATCGTTGGCATGGATGGGGTCAGCTACGGCACGCAGCTGCCCGAGGGCGACAGCTACAAGAAGCGCATGCTGGAGGAGGTGTCCTTCGACGCGAGCCGCGTGCACTTCACCGGCTACCTGCATGGCGACGACTTCCGCCGCATCATGCACGTGTCGGCGGCGCACATCTATCTCACCTATCCCTTCGTTCTGTCCTGGTCGCTGATGGAGGCGATGGCGAGCGGCTGCCTCATCGTCGGCTCGCGCACCGCTCCCCTGGAGGAGGTGATCGTCGACGGCGAGAACGGCGTGCTGGTCGACTTCTTCGATCCGCTCGCCCTGGCCGAGCGCGTGTCGGACGTGCTGGCAAATCCCAAGCGCTTCGCGCCGATGCGCGTCGCCGCGCGCGAAACGATCGTGGCCAACTACGACCTGCGCTCGGTCTGCCTGCCGCGCCAGCTCGCCCTCGTCGACAACCTCATGCGGTCGAAGACGGGGCGGGGCTTCTGA
- a CDS encoding beta strand repeat-containing protein, whose translation MAQFVGTSAGDAFTGGTSNDLILGLQGADTLIGGGGNDTIYGGQGDDSITYGLGGGNSGSVLVFGNEGADTIVSAGSSGRNTITGGNDSADGADLIDARLDTGADLILGNGGMDTIFLGTVPQGGLFTFANSVVGGYGTDLITANGGSSLILGNQGNDSIVLSGGANTVYGGQDNDLINDSVAGNDMIFGNQGADSISVAGGNNTVVGGDDSTDGADLIQIGAGAGTDFVLGNGGNDTLDASAQVTANTNYTDTLVGGFGDDSILAGNGTNDFIFGNQGNDTIQLGVNQGVDTVYGGTGDDVITNRGNGGKAIVYGSEGNDIVNLVADTSAVTIYGGVDSVGSGDGINSLVGGTVNDFIFGGSGADTIIGGTGADTMRGGAGADVFRSFGGTTGTTSDSYTGTGTTIVTDSITDLNTTQGDKLSIRAGTAAAQGANVTITTVGAGVINEDNANVNSLQAAANAAVMGVESQQNTMTNTAAVFSYQNNTYVVADIDGTAGFAGDGGDYLVKVTGFTGTIDKTTFV comes from the coding sequence ATGGCACAGTTCGTGGGTACTTCGGCCGGTGACGCGTTCACCGGTGGCACGTCTAACGACCTCATTCTCGGCCTGCAGGGTGCTGACACCCTGATCGGTGGTGGTGGCAATGACACCATCTACGGTGGCCAGGGTGATGACTCGATCACCTACGGTCTCGGCGGCGGCAACTCCGGTTCGGTCCTCGTGTTCGGCAACGAGGGCGCGGACACGATCGTCAGCGCCGGCAGCTCGGGCCGCAACACCATCACCGGCGGCAACGACTCGGCCGACGGCGCCGATCTGATCGATGCGCGTCTCGACACCGGCGCCGACCTGATCCTCGGCAACGGTGGCATGGACACCATCTTCCTTGGGACTGTTCCCCAGGGTGGTCTGTTCACCTTCGCCAACAGCGTTGTCGGTGGCTACGGGACCGACCTCATCACCGCGAACGGTGGCTCGAGCCTGATCCTCGGCAACCAGGGCAACGACTCGATCGTCCTTTCGGGTGGTGCCAACACCGTTTACGGCGGCCAGGACAACGACCTGATCAACGACTCGGTCGCCGGCAACGATATGATCTTCGGCAATCAAGGTGCCGACTCGATCAGCGTCGCAGGCGGCAACAACACGGTCGTCGGCGGTGATGACTCGACCGATGGCGCGGACCTGATCCAGATCGGTGCTGGCGCGGGCACCGACTTTGTGCTGGGTAACGGCGGTAACGATACCCTTGACGCTTCGGCTCAGGTCACGGCCAACACAAACTACACCGACACCTTGGTCGGCGGCTTCGGCGATGACTCGATCCTCGCCGGCAATGGTACCAACGACTTCATCTTTGGTAACCAGGGCAACGATACGATCCAGCTCGGCGTCAACCAGGGCGTTGACACGGTCTACGGTGGCACGGGTGATGACGTGATCACCAATCGTGGCAACGGCGGCAAGGCCATCGTCTACGGCAGCGAGGGCAACGATATCGTCAACCTCGTCGCAGATACCTCGGCCGTGACGATCTACGGCGGCGTGGACTCGGTCGGTTCGGGCGACGGCATCAACAGCCTGGTCGGCGGCACCGTCAACGACTTCATCTTCGGTGGGTCGGGCGCTGACACGATCATCGGCGGCACGGGCGCCGACACGATGCGTGGCGGTGCTGGCGCGGATGTCTTCCGATCGTTCGGCGGCACCACTGGTACGACATCTGACTCCTATACTGGGACCGGCACGACCATCGTCACCGACTCGATCACCGATCTTAACACCACTCAGGGCGACAAGCTCAGCATCCGCGCAGGTACGGCGGCTGCTCAAGGCGCCAACGTCACGATCACCACGGTCGGGGCGGGCGTAATCAACGAAGACAATGCCAACGTTAACTCGCTTCAGGCTGCCGCCAACGCGGCTGTCATGGGTGTCGAGTCTCAGCAGAATACCATGACCAACACGGCTGCGGTGTTCAGCTATCAGAACAACACCTACGTGGTGGCGGACATCGACGGCACCGCGGGCTTCGCGGGCGACGGCGGCGACTACCTCGTGAAGGTCACTGGCTTTACGGGTACGATCGACAAGACGACCTTCGTCTAA
- a CDS encoding glycosyltransferase, producing the protein MARKRIRYILRSFPKPFGGPLQIRLHVRALTEAGYDAAIVTNSTDDDRFYDVAAPSVLNRDYAISADDVCVIPEGWRDHFLRFRDEPARKVCFCQNQFYLFRTFRDDEDFASFGVDTVMCCSRQVANHVERHHGVKDVAVVPCGIEVPPEAPARKALAISFMPRKAGLDAGFVRDLFRRRNPNMVRVPWVQIDGRPHADAMALMGRTAIFLSLSHREGFGLPPLEAMARRTLPVGFHGQGGLEYATPRNGTWIAEGDLPGCADALADAVRLVHAGAREVADKLDEGRATAARYRMDAMRERLLAFWSERV; encoded by the coding sequence ATGGCGAGGAAGCGCATCCGCTACATCCTGCGCTCCTTCCCCAAACCCTTCGGCGGCCCGCTGCAGATCCGGCTGCACGTCCGCGCCCTGACGGAGGCGGGCTACGACGCCGCCATCGTGACCAACAGCACGGACGACGACCGCTTCTACGATGTCGCCGCGCCGAGCGTCCTGAATCGCGACTACGCGATCTCGGCCGACGACGTTTGCGTCATCCCCGAGGGCTGGCGCGACCACTTCCTCCGCTTCCGGGACGAGCCGGCGCGCAAGGTCTGCTTCTGCCAAAACCAGTTCTACCTGTTCCGCACCTTCCGGGACGACGAGGACTTCGCGAGCTTTGGGGTCGACACGGTCATGTGCTGCAGCCGGCAGGTCGCCAACCACGTCGAGCGCCACCACGGCGTCAAGGACGTGGCGGTGGTGCCCTGCGGGATCGAGGTGCCGCCTGAAGCCCCGGCCCGGAAGGCCCTCGCCATCAGCTTCATGCCCCGCAAGGCCGGGCTCGACGCCGGCTTCGTCCGCGACCTGTTCCGGCGGCGCAACCCCAACATGGTCCGCGTGCCCTGGGTGCAGATCGACGGGCGGCCCCACGCCGACGCCATGGCGCTGATGGGGCGCACCGCCATCTTCCTGTCGCTGTCGCACCGCGAGGGTTTCGGCCTGCCCCCGCTCGAAGCCATGGCGCGGCGCACGCTGCCGGTGGGGTTCCACGGGCAGGGGGGCCTCGAATATGCCACGCCGCGCAACGGCACCTGGATCGCCGAGGGCGACCTTCCGGGCTGCGCCGACGCCCTCGCGGATGCCGTGCGCCTCGTCCACGCGGGCGCCCGCGAGGTGGCCGACAAGCTCGACGAGGGGCGCGCCACCGCGGCGCGCTACCGCATGGACGCGATGCGCGAGCGGCTCCTCGCCTTCTGGTCCGAGCGGGTGTGA
- a CDS encoding glycosyltransferase family 4 protein: protein MQFALTYAAGSYDIRGKLMGRQSAGVGFLRAALDARPARLWCHAQARAGAETFAADCRALSPQPPEIRFVPWTEPGRLAEAGLLYRPDPQIADTAWQRQAGGHARAYSLCGVTHTLSSTAAMSVAADLPRAPLYPWDAIVCTSRSARDVFRHILEAEMEHLRRRTGATAFTLPQLPLIPLGVHARDFDFTAEDRAAARAALGLGEGDVAALFAGRLSFHGKAHPLPMFLGLEGAARQTGRPVTLILFGQYTNATIRGIFEAEAARFAPSVRFLHLDGAADENFRRAWAAADLFTSLADNVQETFGLTPVEAMAAGLPCVVSDWNGYKDTVRHGVDGFRVGTALPPPGAGLILADRFDMRMDDYDRYIGKVSQMTVVDVASATHAYAELIASPELRARMGAAGRQRARDTYDWSLVFRRYLSLWEELTERRRADPRVPGEDSRLRRPDRPDPFALFAGFPTFALGDGTRVRLAPGGMAEEAIARRGLASVDFAAGVLPDDALIRAVLDRLAPAGVATVGEIAAAVPPARQDGILRAVAWLAKMGILRLC, encoded by the coding sequence ATGCAGTTCGCCCTCACCTATGCCGCCGGCAGCTACGACATCCGCGGCAAGTTGATGGGCCGCCAGTCCGCCGGTGTCGGCTTCCTGCGCGCCGCGCTGGACGCCCGCCCCGCCCGCCTGTGGTGCCACGCCCAGGCCCGGGCTGGTGCCGAGACCTTCGCGGCCGACTGCCGGGCGCTGTCGCCGCAGCCCCCCGAGATCCGATTCGTGCCCTGGACCGAGCCCGGCCGCCTCGCCGAGGCGGGCCTGCTGTACCGGCCGGACCCGCAGATCGCCGACACGGCTTGGCAGCGCCAGGCCGGCGGCCACGCCCGCGCCTACAGCCTGTGCGGCGTCACCCACACGCTCTCGTCCACGGCGGCGATGAGCGTCGCGGCCGACCTGCCGCGCGCGCCGCTCTACCCCTGGGACGCGATCGTCTGCACCTCGCGCTCCGCGCGCGACGTGTTCCGACACATCCTCGAAGCCGAGATGGAGCACCTGCGCCGCCGCACCGGTGCGACCGCCTTCACCCTGCCGCAACTGCCGCTCATCCCGCTCGGCGTCCACGCGCGCGACTTCGATTTCACGGCGGAGGACCGCGCCGCCGCGCGCGCCGCGCTCGGCCTCGGCGAGGGCGACGTGGCGGCGCTGTTCGCCGGCCGCCTGTCCTTCCACGGCAAGGCCCACCCCCTGCCCATGTTCCTCGGGCTGGAGGGCGCGGCGCGGCAAACGGGGCGGCCGGTGACGCTGATCCTGTTCGGGCAATACACCAACGCCACCATTCGCGGCATCTTCGAGGCCGAGGCGGCCCGCTTCGCGCCTTCGGTGCGCTTCCTCCATCTCGACGGCGCCGCGGACGAGAACTTCCGGCGCGCCTGGGCGGCGGCCGACCTCTTCACCTCGCTGGCCGACAACGTGCAGGAAACCTTCGGGCTGACGCCGGTCGAGGCCATGGCGGCGGGCCTGCCCTGCGTCGTGAGCGACTGGAACGGCTACAAGGACACGGTGCGCCACGGCGTCGACGGCTTCCGCGTCGGCACGGCCCTGCCGCCGCCCGGCGCCGGCCTGATCCTGGCCGACCGCTTCGACATGCGCATGGACGACTATGACCGCTACATCGGCAAGGTGAGCCAGATGACGGTGGTCGACGTGGCCTCGGCCACCCACGCCTATGCCGAGCTGATCGCCTCGCCCGAGCTGCGCGCCCGCATGGGCGCGGCCGGCCGGCAGCGCGCCCGCGACACCTATGACTGGAGCCTGGTGTTCCGCCGCTACCTGTCGCTGTGGGAGGAGCTGACCGAACGCCGCCGCGCCGACCCGCGCGTGCCGGGCGAGGACTCGCGCCTGCGCCGCCCCGACCGGCCCGACCCCTTCGCGCTCTTCGCGGGCTTCCCGACGTTCGCGCTCGGCGACGGCACCCGCGTCCGCCTCGCGCCGGGCGGCATGGCCGAGGAAGCCATCGCGCGCCGCGGCCTCGCCTCGGTCGACTTCGCCGCCGGGGTCTTGCCGGACGACGCCCTTATCCGCGCCGTGCTCGACCGCCTCGCCCCGGCCGGCGTCGCCACCGTGGGGGAGATCGCCGCCGCGGTCCCGCCGGCGCGCCAGGACGGGATCCTGCGCGCGGTGGCATGGCTCGCCAAGATGGGGATCCTCAGGCTGTGCTGA
- a CDS encoding acyltransferase family protein, which yields MANDFTAALSHPQSVAPPHRARLDGVQYLRGLAAVTVAMSHLVGDIAYHGGPELIPRYYVGAAGVDLFFVISGFVMIHTAADRFGTPGAAADFLRRRIVRVIPLYWLATFAYCLIQVVQGKWDVVRPDLVANSLVFWPYSDANGLRLPVYSIGWTLNFEMMFYAVFALGMSFRRSGLVLVVGGLIGLVVLGTIVDLPQPLRFWSAPILLEFVMGIGLGLAYRRGLRLTRVQAVATVLIAAAMIVGETLAGFNAVPNVPEHFPRWIAWGAPCALVFAGTVLRADPSLAPRPWLLRLGASSYAIYLVHPLVLIAMRPLLPRCAALMGEPLGSLLYVLLAVMMVGTIAMALHAGFERPLMHRLSTGLPRRGRPVLAPGSVVSG from the coding sequence TTGGCGAACGACTTTACCGCTGCGCTAAGCCACCCGCAATCCGTCGCCCCCCCGCACCGCGCCCGTCTCGACGGCGTGCAATACCTGCGGGGCCTAGCTGCCGTCACGGTTGCGATGTCACACCTCGTCGGGGACATCGCCTACCACGGCGGGCCGGAACTGATCCCCCGTTATTACGTCGGCGCCGCCGGGGTGGACCTGTTCTTCGTCATCTCCGGTTTCGTGATGATCCACACCGCGGCGGATCGCTTCGGCACTCCCGGGGCGGCTGCCGATTTCCTGCGCCGCCGCATCGTCCGGGTCATACCTCTCTATTGGCTCGCAACCTTCGCCTATTGCCTCATTCAGGTGGTCCAGGGGAAATGGGATGTGGTGCGGCCCGACCTCGTCGCGAACTCCCTAGTGTTCTGGCCCTACAGCGACGCCAACGGGCTGCGCCTGCCCGTCTACAGCATCGGCTGGACGCTGAATTTCGAGATGATGTTCTACGCCGTCTTCGCGCTCGGAATGTCATTCCGCCGCTCAGGGCTGGTTCTTGTGGTGGGAGGGCTGATCGGCCTCGTTGTGCTCGGGACGATCGTCGATCTGCCGCAGCCGCTGCGCTTCTGGTCCGCCCCTATCCTGCTCGAATTCGTCATGGGGATCGGGCTCGGCCTCGCCTATCGTCGCGGCCTGCGCCTCACCCGCGTCCAGGCCGTCGCGACGGTCCTGATCGCCGCAGCGATGATCGTCGGAGAAACGCTGGCGGGATTCAACGCCGTGCCCAACGTCCCGGAACACTTCCCGCGCTGGATCGCCTGGGGAGCACCTTGCGCGCTCGTCTTTGCCGGCACGGTGCTGCGGGCTGACCCGTCGCTCGCTCCCCGCCCGTGGCTGCTCCGGCTCGGCGCCTCCTCCTACGCCATCTATCTCGTCCACCCCCTCGTGCTCATAGCGATGCGCCCGCTCCTCCCGCGTTGCGCCGCGCTAATGGGGGAACCGCTGGGCAGCCTCCTCTACGTGCTCCTCGCGGTCATGATGGTCGGAACGATCGCGATGGCTCTCCACGCCGGGTTCGAAAGGCCGTTGATGCACCGCCTGTCGACGGGGCTCCCGAGGCGTGGACGTCCGGTCCTTGCGCCAGGTTCTGTGGTCTCGGGATGA